The genomic window AACATTATTTTTTGTAATTATGAAACAGCAAGTCAACCGATAAGGTTGGTGTTTATTTGTTATTTTTCAGTAAATCCCTAATCTCGGTAAGTAATTGGATATCCGCAGGGGGAGCGACCGGAGCTTTCGGGGCTTCTTCCTTCTTCTTGCTTAAAGCATTAACGCCTTTGACAAGTAAAAAGACGGCGAAAGCAATGATTATAAAATCCAGTGTCACTTGTATGAAATTTCCGTAGTTAATGGAGACCGCCGGAGAGATCACCTTGTCTCCCTCCATTACAGCGTGCTTCAAGGTGATTTTTAAATCCGTGAAATTGACGCCACCTACAAGTAAACCTACCGCCGGCATGATCAGATCCGCTACGATAGAAGATACGATCTTTCCAAAGGCACCACCGATAATGATACCTACCGCCATGTCCACTACGTTACCTCGCATGGCGAACTGCTTAAACTCTTGTAATATTTTTTTCATAAAACAACGCTTTTTATATTATAACAACAAAATTAGCCATAAGTTGAATATTTTCAATGCTTATAGCGAAATTTGAAGAAATTATTTTTGATTTTCATGTTTTTGTTTGACCCATTTGAGCATTGATGTGTTATATCCTCTTTCTTTGGCCTTAGTCAATAAAAAGAGAATAGCCTCTTCAGGGAGTGTAGGCGTACGACTAAGTAGCCATAAATAGTCTGAGGTATTACTGCCTACGAGAGCGTATGAGTAATTATCCTCGTCAATTTCCATAATGTTGTACTCGGCGTAGAACCGCATAAAGAAACACACTTTTAATTTACTAGGACACGTAGGATCTGTTATTTTGGCTATATCTTTCGCTCGTTTGAAGGAACCGGAAAAATTACCCCAATATCCGCTGTTAACAACTTCTATATCTCCATTCGGGAGAAATGAGTATTCCACGGTAGCCCCTACGAGATTATGCTCAAAGCGATGATCAAAGCGTGCTATTTCAAACCATTTCCCCATATAGCGGTGTAAATCCAAAGTCTGGACGGTTTCTTTGTTTATAATGTGTTGAGTGCAAGATAAATTACACTGCATTATAAGACAGATGAGGCCTATTAGTTTAAATCGCATAGGTTTTTATTTTTATCTCATAATAAACATAGAGAGCCTCTAAAAAGTTTGAAAACGTTCATATTTTAGGATTTTTATTTTTTCGACAATCTGTGCTTTAACTTTTAATTTGAAATTTCTATCCTGTCTGAAGTGAGAAATTCGTAGTTGTGGCATTTTCGGACGATAGATTTAGATCCACGTTTTTATATGTTTTTTTGTATTGAAAATTTCATAGTTATGATTTTTCCAAATCATAACTATGAAATAAAA from Parabacteroides distasonis ATCC 8503 includes these protein-coding regions:
- the mscL gene encoding large-conductance mechanosensitive channel protein MscL is translated as MKKILQEFKQFAMRGNVVDMAVGIIIGGAFGKIVSSIVADLIMPAVGLLVGGVNFTDLKITLKHAVMEGDKVISPAVSINYGNFIQVTLDFIIIAFAVFLLVKGVNALSKKKEEAPKAPVAPPADIQLLTEIRDLLKNNK
- a CDS encoding lipocalin family protein, whose amino-acid sequence is MRFKLIGLICLIMQCNLSCTQHIINKETVQTLDLHRYMGKWFEIARFDHRFEHNLVGATVEYSFLPNGDIEVVNSGYWGNFSGSFKRAKDIAKITDPTCPSKLKVCFFMRFYAEYNIMEIDEDNYSYALVGSNTSDYLWLLSRTPTLPEEAILFLLTKAKERGYNTSMLKWVKQKHENQK